A region of the Lysobacter sp. K5869 genome:
GCGGCAAGGGATAGCGGTAGTAGCGGTACTCGCCGCGGCCGAAACCGTGGCGCTGCATCACCACGCGGCTGCGATAGCGTTCGTCTTCGCCGTAAGCGTCCGCCAACGCGGCGCATTGGCGCGCGCTCAGCAGATTCGGCAGCACCGCCCAACCCTGCGCATCGAGCGCGGCGCCGAGCGCGTCCCAGTCGTAGCCGGCGATGCGCCGGCGCAGGCGTTCGCGCGCATCGGTACGGTCGGGCGTCGCCCCGTCGGCGTTTTCGGCATCGGCTTTCATGGAATGTTGCGTCCCGCGGCATGGATGGATGACTAACGTCATGCTGGCGATGCGCGCATCGCCGCGCCATCCGATTCTTGCGCCGTCGCGGTTTGCCGATCGTGCGCGGCGATGTTCAGCCACGAGCAAGACTATCGCTCGAAAAACGCCAAAAACCCCTTGAAAACCATGACTTCAGACATGTCTGAATCTCCAAGTACCGTAAACAGAACGTTTAGTTCCCATAAAAAACTGAGAAAAATTCAGGCGCGATTGAAGCGCGATGACGATACTGCGCACACCGATCCACACGGACGCCTTACCCCGAGGCGCGTGGAAACGGAATAAGACCAATAAGAGGCTGAGACCTTTATGAAGCGTGCATTGCTTGCCCTGACCCTCGCCGCTGCGCTGCCGTTTACCGCTTCGGCCGCAGAAGGCGTCTCCTACAACTACGTCGAAGCCGGCTACGCCAAGATCGACGCCAAGAACAAGTTCGCCGATTCCGATGGCTGGACCATCGCCGGTTCGTACGCGTTCCACCCGAACTTCCACGTCTTCGGCAGCTACAGCAAGCAGGAGACCGATTCGCACACCTACAACCTCGGCAACGGCAGCTCGCTGCGCATCCGCAGCACCGACCTCGACCGTTGGAACGTCGGCGTGGGCTACAACCACGAGCTGAGCAGCCGCGTCGACCTGGTCACCCGCATCGCCTACGAGCAGAACAAGTACGACTTCGGCAACGTCATCGGCGGTTCGGACAAGTTCAAGGGCGGCTTCGTCGAAGCCGGCGTGCGCGGTTCGCTGGCGCCGAACTGGGAGGGCTACGCCTTCGCCGGTTACCAGGACTTCGACAACACCCGCAACTACGGCGATCTGGCCGACAAGTACGACAGCAAGTTCTACGCCCGTCTGGGCACCCAGGTGAAGTTCAACAAGAACTGGGGCATCACCGCCGACGCCAAGTTCCTCGACGGCGGCGAAAAGGAATTCTTCATCGGTCCGCGCTTCAGCTTCTAAGAAAAGCGCGTCCGGAAGAACTCCGGCAACAATCGCGAATTCTCTCTCTCCCCCGAAAAGTCGCGATGGAGCCCGGCCGCAAGGTCGGGCTCTTTTTTTGTCCGCGATTCGCGGCGCGCGCCTTGCGCCAGCGCCGATGCGCCGCGTCGCCGCCGGACGGCGCAACGCGAAAAGCCCGGCCTCGGCCGGGCTTTTCGCGTTGCGCGGCGCCGCTGTGCGCGGCGCGCGGTCACGCCCTGGAGAACGAGGGCTGCGACGAAGTCTGCTGCTGTTGCTGCTCCTGCGCGAGCGCCTGCTGCGGCGCCTGCGCCTGACGGTGCGCGGCCAGCTGCGCGTCGACCTCGGCCGGCGCGGGAATCGGCTGCTTCATGTCCACCGCGGCGACGAACCCCGGCGTCTGGCCGGCGACGAACAGCTTGTCGTCGCGCACCGCGACCGCGCCGACGTCGCCGGGCTTGGTCACGCCCGCGTCCTGATTGGCCTTGAGCACCGCATAAGCGACGGCTTCGTCGGGCACGCCGGCCGGCGCCTTGTCGCGGATCGCCTTGAATACGGCGTTGTCCTGCGCGTCCTTGAGCGGGCCGGCCGGATCGGCGGCGGACAGCGAACTGGAGCCGTGCTCGCCCGGCTTGAGCGGCGGCGCGCCCTTGTCCGGCGCGGTCGGCTGCTTCTTCTCCAGTTCGTTGATGCTTTCGTACAACTGACGCGGCGTGCCGGTGGCGCCGAGCAACTCGCTGGCGCTGATGCGCTGGCCGGTGACCTTCTCGGTGACGTCGCTGGCCCAGGACGCGCAGGTATTGGTGTAGCCCCAGGTGACTTTTTCCTTCAGGGCCGCATCGAGTTTTTTCTCTTGCTCGGGCGTGAGCTCGATGTAGCGGCTGGCGGTCGGCTCGAAGCCGCGCCCCACTTCGATGCCCTGGCGGATATTGCTTTCCGGGTGCGGACTTTCGTTGGCGAAGCGCGGGTGTCCGTTCGGCCACAGGCCGTACACCTCGGTGTGCCCGTTGCGGGTCACGGAAATCCAGGCGTGGCCGTCGGTGAGTCCGGCCGGCTCGCCGTTCGGCCCGGGGCCGGCATTGGTGTGTATTCCCAGTACGGTCTTAGCGGGGTCGCCCATGGCTCGTTCGCTCCATCGATCGTGTCGGCACGGCTTGCGCTCGGATTACGGGTAGATTTGCTCTTCCTGATCGGCGTGGACCAGCACGACTTTTTCGCCGTGGTAGGGCACGTGCACTTCGGCCTGCCATTTTTCGTCGAGCGGGATCACGCTCTTGGCCATCGGCGCGCAGGTCTCGCTGATGCCGCAGCGGTCGATCACGACCTTCAGCGTGTCGCCGGCCTTCTCGTAGTTGATGCCGCCGGAGTAGTACGAGCTTTCCGGGAACACGCTGTAGCGGATGCTCAGCTCATCGCCCTGCAGTTTCTGCACGACGACCGGCTCGACCGACGACTTGGCGTAACGTGGCTTCATATTCACTCCTGTGCATGCGGCTAGGAAAGGGAACAGCGCGAGCAGAGCCGTCGATCTCTTCCACATAGGACGCTCCATCGATGCGGCGATACGGCCGCGCGCGAAGCGCATGCGCGCCGGCGCGGCGCCCCGCGACGCGCGCGGCGCGGTGGCTGATGCATAGAGTGAACGAAAAAACCGCGCGGAACCTGACAATCGGCACGCATTAACGGGAAAAGCGTCGCAGGCGTCGCCGCGATGCGCAGGGCCGGACAATCTGAATCGGCGGCGGATACGGCGGCCGCCGCGGCTCAACCGAACAGATCGGTCGGGTATTCGGGCTTCTGCTCGCGCGCGAGCAATTGGCGCAGGCCGTCGGACGGAGTGATGCGGCCGTGCAGCACTTCGCGCACGGCGCTGGAGATCGGCAGTTCGATGCCGTGGCGTTCGGCCTGGCGCATGACTTCGTCGGCGGTCTGCACCGATTCCACCACTTGGCCGATTTCGCGCACCGCGTCCTCGATCGACTGGCCGCGGCCCAGGGCCAGGCCCAGGCGGCGGTTGCGCGAGAGGTCGCCGGTGCAGGTCAGCACCAGATCGCCGAGGCCGGCGAGGCCCATCAAGGTCTCCGGCTGGCCGCCGATGGCCTGATTGAGGCGCAGCATTTCGTTGAGGCCGCGGGTGATCAGGCCGGCGCGGGCGTTGAGGCCCAGCTGCATGCCGTCGGCCACGCCGGTGGCCACCGCGAGCACGTTCTTCATCGCGCCGCCGAGTTCGGCGCCGAGCATGTCGTCGCCGGTGTAGGCGCGGAACGCCGGGCCGTGCAGCGCGTCGGCCACCGACTGGGCGAAGGCCTCGTCGTCGGAGTGCACGGTCAGCGCGGTCGGCAGGCCCTGCGCGACTTCCTTGGCGAACGAGGGGCCGGTGACGACCGCCAGCGGCACGCCGGCGCCCAACACCTCTTCGGCGACTTCGTGCAGGAAGCGGCCGCTGCCGGGCTCGAAGCCCTTGGTCGCCCAAGCCACGCCGGCGTGCGCGGGCCGGTGCGGAGCGAGCTCGCGCAGGGTTTCGGCGAAGGCGTGCGAGGGCGTCACCACCAGGACCAGATCGGCCTCGGCGAGCGCGGCCGGCAGGTCGGTGGTGGCGCGCAGCGCGTCCGGCAGGGCGATGCCCGGCAGGTAGCGCGGATTTTCGTGGCGGGTGTCGATGGCCGCGGCGATGTCGCCGTTACGGCCCCACAGCACGGTCGGATGACCGTGCCGTGCGATCAGCGCGGCCAGCGCGGTGCCCCAGGAACCGGCACCGAGCACCGCCACGCGCGGCTTGGAAGTCGTGGTCTGCGAAGTCATGCGCGCGCGGCGGTCCGGTGTGCCCGGAATCAGGCGTTGCCGGCGGTTTCCGCGTCGGCGAGGCTCTCGCCCTGGCCGGCGCGCTGACGCAGGCCTTCGGCGTAGAGCGCGTCGAAGTTGATCGGCTGCAGGAAGAACGGCGGGAAGCCGCCGGCCTGGATCAGGTCGCTGATGAGCTGGCGCGCGTAGGGGTAGAGCACGTTCGGGCAGTGGGTGCCGAGCATCGCGTCCAGGGTCTGGCCGTCGAAGCCGATCAGGCCGAACACGCCGGCCTGCTTCACTTCGGCCAGGTACATCGGCTTGTCGCCGGCGGTGCAGGTCAGGGTCACGCCGAGCACGACCTCGAAGGCGTTGTCGCCGACGCGCTGGACGTTCTGCGACAGGTTCAGCTGCAGCTGCGGCTGCTGGGTTTCGGCGAACACGGCCGGCGCGCCGGGGACCTCGAAGGAGACGTCCTTGACGTAGATCTTTTCGACGGTGAACGCGGGACCGGTTGCGGCTTCGGCCGACGCGACAGCGCCGTTGACGTTTTCTTCGGACATCGTGGTACTCCCCCAACGAGATGAAATTCGGAAAAGAGGCCGATTATGCCCGCTCGTCCGCGCCTGGACCAAACGGCCCGGCGCGTCGACGCGGGTTCGGCCGCGGAACACAGTGGATTGAGGCGATTGCGGCGCGATCAAGCCCCGAGGCGGCGGGCGAACGGTTCGCCGCGCCGGAATCCCGGCGCGCCTCACACATTGCCCGGCCGCGGTCGCCGGCGGCGAGACCGCAGCCTAGCCGGCGCGCATGGCGGCGGCGCGACAGCGCGCGGCGGGACGCCGGTTCAGACGCGGGCGACGGCGCGCCCGCGCTCCGGCGACGGGCTCAGTTGCGGCCCTTGACCAGCGGCAGTTCGGCCTGCTGCCACGCGGCGATGCCGCCGTCGAGCCAATAGACCTGCTCGAAACCGGCCTTCTTCAGGCGCTTGGCGGCGTCGGCCGAGGCCTGACCGTTGCGGCACACCGCGACCACCGGCAGTTGCTTGGCGCCGGCCAGCAGCTTGCTTTCCGGGTCGAACTGGCTGGGCTGGACCGAGCGACTGCCCGGGATGTGGCCCTTTTCGTATTCGCCGATCGCCGACAGGTCGATGACCAGGGCGTTGTCGCGGTTGATGAGCTGGGTCAGCTCGGCCGGGCGCAGCGCCTTGTAGCCGCGGAACAGGCGCGCGGTTTCGGTGTAGATCAGCGCCACGGTCAAGCCGACCAGGCCCAGCGACAGGTACAGGTGGCGGCCGGCGAACGCCAGCAATTCGTCGAAACTCACGGAGTCAGCTCATGCACGGGCGGGGCCGGCACGGCCCTCGCGGGGCCGCGATTGTCGCCCAGGCGGGGCTTGGGCGCAAAAAAGGGGTCGACGCAGCTGCGGACTAGGAGATAGCGGATAGGAGTTAGGAGGTAGCGGAAGGCCGCTTTCGCTATCTCCTAACTCCTAACTCCTATCCGCTATCTCCCTGCTTCACTCGCCTTGCCAGAAATCCGGCAGGCCGCCGATCACCCACCAGGTCTTGGCGACCGGATCCCACTCCCAGGCCTCGAGGTAGCGCACGCTGCGCTCGGCCATGGTGTGGCGGTTGATCACGTTGATGTTGACGATGCGCACCGCCGAGCCCTTGGCCTTGCTGACCTCGCTGCCGACGTCGTTGTAGCCGGACACCTGGATCTGCTTGTAGCGCTCCATCTGCATCGGCGTGGGCGCCAGCTTCTTGCGCAGCTCGGGCTTGATCAGGTTGGCGGCGCCCTCGAAATCGCCCCAGCGGATCGCCGCGGAATAGGCGTATTGCAACTCCGACAGGCGGTTGTTCTGGGTGCCGGTGGTCTGGCAACCGGCCAGGACGAACGCGAACAGGCAGGACAGCAGCAGGTACTTCAACAGGCGCATCGCGGGCTCCGGCTCGGGGGCGGTTTGGCGTGCATCCTAACCGCCCCGCCCGCGCCGCGTCAGGCTTTGACGATGGCCACGTAGCGCGCGGTGAACTCGGTCGCGACCCCGCCCTCGGGCAGCAGCGCGCGCGCGATCAGGCCGGTGCGGGCGCGGCCGCGGGCGCGCAGGGTCTGCACGAACACGCTCCAGTCGGCGTCGGCGGCCAGTTCG
Encoded here:
- a CDS encoding rhodanese-like domain-containing protein, which produces MSFDELLAFAGRHLYLSLGLVGLTVALIYTETARLFRGYKALRPAELTQLINRDNALVIDLSAIGEYEKGHIPGSRSVQPSQFDPESKLLAGAKQLPVVAVCRNGQASADAAKRLKKAGFEQVYWLDGGIAAWQQAELPLVKGRN
- the secB gene encoding protein-export chaperone SecB: MSEENVNGAVASAEAATGPAFTVEKIYVKDVSFEVPGAPAVFAETQQPQLQLNLSQNVQRVGDNAFEVVLGVTLTCTAGDKPMYLAEVKQAGVFGLIGFDGQTLDAMLGTHCPNVLYPYARQLISDLIQAGGFPPFFLQPINFDALYAEGLRQRAGQGESLADAETAGNA
- a CDS encoding diffusible signal factor-reguated Ax21 faimly protein, whose protein sequence is MKRALLALTLAAALPFTASAAEGVSYNYVEAGYAKIDAKNKFADSDGWTIAGSYAFHPNFHVFGSYSKQETDSHTYNLGNGSSLRIRSTDLDRWNVGVGYNHELSSRVDLVTRIAYEQNKYDFGNVIGGSDKFKGGFVEAGVRGSLAPNWEGYAFAGYQDFDNTRNYGDLADKYDSKFYARLGTQVKFNKNWGITADAKFLDGGEKEFFIGPRFSF
- a CDS encoding NAD(P)H-dependent glycerol-3-phosphate dehydrogenase, which translates into the protein MTSQTTTSKPRVAVLGAGSWGTALAALIARHGHPTVLWGRNGDIAAAIDTRHENPRYLPGIALPDALRATTDLPAALAEADLVLVVTPSHAFAETLRELAPHRPAHAGVAWATKGFEPGSGRFLHEVAEEVLGAGVPLAVVTGPSFAKEVAQGLPTALTVHSDDEAFAQSVADALHGPAFRAYTGDDMLGAELGGAMKNVLAVATGVADGMQLGLNARAGLITRGLNEMLRLNQAIGGQPETLMGLAGLGDLVLTCTGDLSRNRRLGLALGRGQSIEDAVREIGQVVESVQTADEVMRQAERHGIELPISSAVREVLHGRITPSDGLRQLLAREQKPEYPTDLFG